DNA sequence from the Salmo trutta chromosome 28, fSalTru1.1, whole genome shotgun sequence genome:
AAAACTAACCCTTAGTAGGGGAAATTTAATttagataaaaaatatattttatttcaaaatgtaatacatgtaCAACACAAATATCACACAGATATAAAAATCTATAAATTCTCTATCAATAAATGCACTGCATTTTTTAAAGGCTTCACATATTGGGCCCTGTTTAGTTCCATGGCCTTTCCCTCAAGTATAAATAGTCTCTGATAACATATTCTCCAGGATGATGAATATGGTTCTGTTATGACCGGCTTTTAGTGTTCCCTGAGTTGTGGATGGGGAGTTGTGGTTCTGGTTGCTGTGGTTTATTGTCTGGTCTTCTATCTGCGGCTCATCCTCACTGAACCAATACCTCGCATCTCTTTGCCATCATTAATCTGGAAAAAATAAAGAACATTTTAGGGGACAATGGATAAGTGAACAATTTCCACTTGGCACTGTATATCAGTACAACTCCAAGTAGCAGAAGTAACAACAACAACCGCAACAACAATATTATGATGTATAAAGTAtatgacaataataataataatgatgatgatgatatagtACAAGCTACAATAACATGGTTTATAACTAGTACATTacataaatgtaataataatCTGTAATAAAGGTGTATTGAATATTGCATTATACATACATTTACATCCACTTAAAAACATGCAAACAATGAaggttttcttttttttaaataatagacCATCCTATATTCTAAATATTTTGTTCTTCAAAAATTATATTACTTGAAAAATTAGCAGTGGGAGAAACAGGCGTCATCTTAGCACACTGAATAACACATGTAATTAAAATACATTGTAAAAAACAAAGGACTATAACTCTTGGCCTCTCAATTTGAAATTCATCAATGCGCCCCTGAGAAAATGCGCATAAAAGTTTCCTTTTATCCGCGCGCTACGAGCACATCTCGAGACAGAATATATAGCACATTATATTTATTCCTTTGACTTCGGAATGTCATTCAAAACAAATAATTGCAAAATAAGACAACAACAACGCGATAGCCGTGTGCCTAGAGTCACTAATTGATCGCGTATTTGGCTCACTTTTGGTCATGTTTTCAAAGTATTATTTTCTACGCTGACCTAAACTTTTTTCGCTTGTGCAGAATAGGATTTAAGAAATGCATAAAATTACCCGCTTTCTTTGGTTGCTCAAACAGAAGGTACAGATTGTGCGAGGCTGCTTTCGACCGCTCTCTCCTTGCGCGTAAATCGCGCCAAGACAAGGTTGTCCATCTCCATTCCCGTCTCCGAGCAGCAGGGTGTTGGCGAGGTGGGAGATATAGCTGGATGCCAAGTGAAGCGTCTCAATCTTGGAGAGCTTTCTGTCCACCGGCTCAGTGGGTATAAGAGTCCGGAGTGCAGTAAATGCCGTGTTGACGCTTTGTGTACGGTCGCGCTCCCTGGCATTGGCTGCGTTCCGCTGTTTCACTATTACAACACCGCTGCCTCCCGATTTTCTGGAAATCCTCCGACGTTTGTCAGCGGAGACGCAGCATTCATAGCTCTGATCCGAGCTACCGTCGCTCTCACTGCGGTTATCCTCGGCCTCGGACATCATACCCAGGTGTGGGTAGCTGATCATATGAGTCGCCATTGGCCGCAGCATGGCAAAGGTCATCATCGAAATGTTTTGGTTCTGGGCCTCTAAAACGATGGCCCAAGAAGAAATAAGAGGAGAAACACCAAACGAGGGACTGTTCTATGCATGCATGTTGGTGACCTAATGTAGACGAGGCCTATGTCTCTAATATGTAGGCCTAATTATAGTTTGAAGGAGTTGTTGATTTTGAAATGTCTCGTTTTCGTCAGGCCACGTGTTTGTTCAATGTCTTGAGCATCTCTCCATAGTGTACTGGCCCACCGAGCTCTTATAGCTGGATGGGAGGAGTTGTTCAAGCCATACAATGTTCAGCCTCCAATCGAGATGTAGGCTGCAGCCTGGGCTATACAGTAAAAGCGAATAGTTCATAATACATTTTTCAATTGCCTGTACTTTTTATGAGTATTTAATTGTATTTTAGTtgtatattaaaataaaaaataacaggcCTAGTAATGGTAATAACGAGAGGCTATTattatttatgaaaaataaagtaTGAATATTATTATATCATAAGACCGTCATGTTAATTATTATTAAGCTATTACATGTTATTATTGCATATGCATATCACATTTTAAAGttagtgatttatttttattttttactttacatGATCACTAATGGGGCTTGAGAAGGGTTTACAAGTAGTTTAGACAGTTAATCTCTGAAACCAAGAACTCAAAACTCCCTTAATTATGTTAAGTGTGTCTGTCCACGAAAGATTGATAGACAGTAATGTATATGCTAAATGTGTGATCATGTTGTTGCT
Encoded proteins:
- the LOC115166417 gene encoding transcription factor 15-like codes for the protein MMTFAMLRPMATHMISYPHLGMMSEAEDNRSESDGSSDQSYECCVSADKRRRISRKSGGSGVVIVKQRNAANARERDRTQSVNTAFTALRTLIPTEPVDRKLSKIETLHLASSYISHLANTLLLGDGNGDGQPCLGAIYAQGESGRKQPRTICTFCLSNQRKRINDGKEMRGIGSVRMSRR